The DNA sequence GCAATATGGGCGCATTTTCAAATTTTGAAGAAAATGCCGGAAGTAACATTTTTGCCCCGAAGTGAATTTACAGGCTCTTAAGACTTGGAGCATTTAGTTACCGGAAGCATTTTCTTCATAAAAATAAAATGCGCCCTGCAATATTCTAATCCTCAATCTGCTTTTCATATTCCTTATTGGATACATTGTCCATTTTATCCACAATACCCTGCTTGTCAGTCTTGTTAGTATAAAAGTCTTTATAATCATGGTAGCCGCCCATATCCTGGGGAGTATCGGAAGAGCCGTATTTCATAAGGTCATTAAGAATATCCATACCCTCATGTTCATCATCTTCTTGCTTGTTTAAATACTTTCTCCCTAGAGGTGCATCGATTACCAGTTCTTCATTAGGCCGCATATTTCTTATTATTTCAGGGTCAGGCCTTTTCTCTTCTTCACATTCCAAGCATAAACGCGCATAAGGAATAACTTCCAACCTCTCCTCATCTATATTTTCCCCACAAATTTCGCAAATGCCGTAAGTCCCTTCATCAATTTTTTTCAATGCATTGCGAACCTCCTCCAACAAGTGCTCCTGGTGAACCATTAGCGCATTATTTAATTCTACCATGTATAATTCTGTACCTATATCTGCAGGATGATTGTCATAATTGGAAAGTTCTGTGGGGTAGTTAGGTTCCTGGTCGGCTGTCCTATTCTCATTCATTGTCTTAATGGCATTTTCAATATTTTGACCATGCTGCAGTAATTTTTGTTTAATGTGTTCTATATTAACCATATTATTACCTCCTAACGGATTTAAAAAGCACATCAGACTTCTAAGCCGTATGTGCATACATAATTTTTTATCATTATTTAATTTTTAATTTTATTTTATGCATTTAAATATTTATATATTTAAGTAAATTTTTCATAATAATCTTATCTTATATCTTATTTTATTATTAATAATATTATTATAATTTCTATAATTATAAGATTTTTACTGTTCCGCCATCTTTTTTACCGCTGAAATAATCCTGTTGGCTTCAAGTTCTTCAAGTTTGTAATAATCAGCCTTCATAGCTTCAGCAATTCTCTTGGCCAGTCCCAAGCAAATAAAATCGCATTCGGTATCGATGACCAGTGTCTTTATCCCTTCCGCTGCAATTCTTGATGCTGCCTTGATCGAAGCCTCGAGAGGGTTTTCTCCGTTCAGGGAAACATTTGACCTTCCATCCGAAATAAGTATCAGTATAGGTATCATATCAGGATCCTTCACTTTAACTGCCTTGATTATTTCATACCCCATTTGAAGACCGGCTGTCATGGGTGTTCTGCCTCCTGTCGGGATCTCTTTAAGCTTCTTATGCGCAAGGTCGACACTGCGCGTAATTCCCAGCAGAAGTTCAGCCGAATCCTTTCTGAAAGCTACCAGCCCTACACGGTCTCTTTTCTGATAGGCATCGTCTAAAAGAGAAAGAATGGCTCCCTTTACAGCTTTCATCCTTCTGTTGGCTCCCATGGAACCACTGGCGTCCACGATAAAAAGAAGAGTACATCCTGTCCGTCTTTCTCTCACCTTTTCCCGCAAATCACAGCTGTGAATCGCTATTGCCAGTCCGTTCCTCTCCCTTGCATTCTGAAATGGCGCCGCAGCCCTGAATGTCGCGTCAAAGGCTATATCTGCAGCCTTTCCTTTTGGGAATGCATATTTTACATACCTTCCCTGCAGCGAGTCTGTTTTGACACGGCTTCTTTTTCCGCTTCCTTTGCGCACTTTCAGGTCTTTCATTTCAGCAAGGAACGGCTTTACCTGAAAAATTTCTCCCGGCTCCTCTATGTTGTCGGTATCTTCACATGCGCCTTTCTCATCCGGGCCCCTGTCATCATCCCCGTCATCCTGCACCCGGCTCTCCTGCAGTGCGGAGTGCTCCTGCTCCCTCTGCTGTTCCTCATTCTCACATTCATGCCGTTCTTCATTCTGTTCATTAACCATATCCTGATTGTCATTATTCTCACGGTCTTCCGTCTGCTCCTTTGAAGCAGTGTTTTCAAGCTGTGGCGCATCTCTCAGCCTGTGGGGCAGGGCAAACTGCGCAGCTTCTTTTATATCCTGAAGAGTTACATATAATCTTCCCGACAGGGCGGCGATGGCCTTTGCAGTTTCCACCATGACAAGCTCCGCCCTGTGTCCAGCACAATTGGCTTCCTCCGATATTTCCGCGGCCAGCTTCAGCGCATCCTCCGATACCCTACACTTTCCGACTGCGTCCCGGGCTTTCAGGATATTATTCCTGATCCTGCATGACTCTTGTTCCCATAGTTTCAGGTATTCTTCAGGGTCCTTTTCATATTCCAGCCTTCTTTTGATGATTTCCATTCTTTCATGTAAATCCTTTGTTCCCGAAACCTCGGTAAAAAGCCCGAAGCGGTCGAGAAACTGCGGCCTCAGCTTCCCTTCTTCGGGATTCATGGTGCCTACCAGTACAAAGCAGGAGGGATGGGAGCATGAAATTCCTTCCCTTTCTACAACGTTAACCCCTGAAGCCGAAACCTCCAGGAGACAGTTGACGATATGCTCGCTTAAAAGATTTACCTCATCCACATAAAGCATATTCCCATGGGCCTTTTTTAATATGCCGGGCTCAAAGCTTTTCTTGCCGTCCTTTATTGCCCTTTCCAGATCGATACTGCCCACAAGCCGGTCCTCCGTGACATTTAAAGGAAGCTCCACCACTTCCATGTCAAGCATCAGGGCAGCCACCCCTCTCACCAGCGTGGATTTGGCAGTCCCTTTCTCTCCGCTTATCAGTACGCCTCCAATTAAAGGATTGACCACATTGAGCAACAACGCTTTTTTCACCTTATCCTGCCCAATAACTGCCGGATAAGGAAATACATATCTTTTATCCATGGCTTTCCCTCACCAGCTCCTCAATCTTTGAGAATTCCATGACCCCTTCTTCAAAAGGCTTCCTCCTCATCCTGTGGGGCAGTACCAGCGTAGCAGCCTCCAGCATATCGTCGGCAATTACTCTTTCCCTGCCGTTTAATGCGGCAATAGTTGAAGCCGTCTTTATCATCCCTATATCAGCCCTATGTCCGTCTACATCCATTTCTATGGATATCCTGGCAGCAAGCTCAAGCATATTGTCATCATACCTGACCCCTGCAAGCAGTTTCTTCGCAGCTGATATTTTTCTGCGCAGCTCCTCATTGCTCTCCTCATAAAGCCGGGCAAAGCCCTCCGGATCCTTTTCATACTCAAGCCTCCGCTTTATCACTTCCACTCTCCGTGCGGGGTTTCTTTCACCCGTAACGTCCACTACAAGCCCGAACCGGTCAAGGAGCTGGGGCCTTAAGTCACCTTCCTCGGGATTCATGGTGCCAACCAGCACAAACCTGGCCGGATGACTAAAGGATACCCCTTCCCGCTCAATGGTGTTTACACCCATGGCGGCGGAATCCAGAAGCACATCCACTACATGGTCGTCCAGCAGGTTGACTTCATCCACATAAAGAATATTCCGGTTGGCCTGGGCAAGAATGCCCGGCTCGAATCTTTTTTCCCCTTTTTTTATAGCATGCTCTATATCCAGCGTACCAACCACGCGGTCTTCGGTTGCACTGACGGGAAGGTCAACCACCCTCATCCTGCCGTAATTTGCGGAAAGCTTTTCCCCCCGGCGCACCTTTTCACTGCACTGGCTGCACATGGAAGCTATGTCGTCAGGGTCGCATCCAAACATACAGCCGGCGACCTGCTTCTTTTCGGGCAGAAGGTCCGCAAGCGCCCTCACCGTCGTTGATTTTGCCGTTCCTTTTTCCCCTCTTATAAGCACGCCTCCAAGCATCGGGTTGATTACGTTCAGCACCAGCGCCTTTTTCATGTTTTCCTGGCCTACAATTGCCGTAAACGGGTAGCATTTTTTTATTTCGTCCATACGCATCATTCTCCTTTTGTTTTTCCTGTGCATACTTTCAGCCCTGAACAGGTCATCCGCTTTTCATTACAGCCTTTACTTGGTTTACCTTGAAAAATTCATTAATGTGAATCAGTGCGCTCATGAGTCCACCTCCTTTCAGTTTCCGGTATCCCTCTCTATATCTCCTTCCAGCTCAAGGTAAACCTGCCTGAGTTCCTCAAGCTCTGCATCCGAAGCTTTCCAATAGCCCCTGCTGCTTAATTCCATCAGCCTTTCGACAATCCCAAGGTAAGCCCACCGGTTATTTTCTGCCAGCCGCTTCCTCATACCGGCATCCGACACATATTTTTCATGCAACCTGCTGTATATCCAGTTGTCTACCCTGTTCGTGGTAGCGGCAAGTCCGACCATGTTTTCAAACCGTTCTTCAATTTTTTGCACACCATGGTACTTGTGCTCCAGCATGCCGTCAATCCATTTTGGATTTAGAAGCCTTGTACGTACACCCCGGGCGATGGATTTCTCAACGCTTTCGGTCTCCATGCGCTCACCTGTGCTGTCGCTGATATAGATTTCACACCTTTTACCCTTGGCCATTTCCACAGATTTTGCAAGTCCGCCGAAAAACTCATAGTAGTGGTCAAGGTCGGTAACTTCATACTCGTGGCTGCTGCGTATCTGGGAAACAACATCCACGGCTTTGAGGTTGCTGTCCAGAAGGCCTTCCACTGCCCTGCCCCGGTAGTTTTTGCTGTAGACATGCTTAAGGCTTTTTATATACACTTCACTGATCTGCTTTTCATCCTGCCAGTTTCTAGTTTCAATCAGCTTCGTAATACCCGTGCCGTACTCCGCCTCCGCCGGTCCGAATATCCTCGCCCTTGAAAGCTCAAGCGCTTCTTCCTGTTCGTACCCTTCCTTCATCAACAGCTCGTATATCATCCTGCAGTTTTTCTTAAAGAAGTTAATCTCTTCGGGCTCATCAAGGGATGCAAGCCTTTCCAGCACATTGTTGAGGTCCCCGATAAGGTTGGGAAACATATCGCGGAAGAAGCCGCATATATTGATGACCACGTCAATCCTGGGCCTTTGCAGTTCCTCTGCCGGGATAATCTCGTATTCAGGCTCCCAGGCATTTTTCCCCTGCACCGCTTTAACGCCCAGATACGAAAGGATTTGCCCGAAGGTCTCGCCCTGGGTCCTTGATGTCTCCAGTCCCCACAAGATGACTGCAGTACTCTGAGGATAATCTCCGTGATCTTTTTTATATTGCAGGATTGTATTTTCAGCAATGCGCCTTCCTCTTTCATAGGCCGTACAGGTGGGCACAAACCTGGGGTCGAACTGGTAAAGGTTGAAGCCTGCGGGGAGCACCTCCGGATTGCGTACAATGTCTCCTGCAAGCCTGGCGGGTAGATAGCCTCCCTCCAACACTCTCAGAAGCCCGTCTATTTCATGGTTCACCATGCATTCTTTCATAAGCTTAACTCCATAGTCCAGTGTGCATTTAAGCTCCTTTATCAGATTATTGTCCTTAAGGTCAGGCAGATTTCCATTTTCGGCATAGCGCATAAATACAATATTTGCTTCAAGGTCAAGTTCCTTAAGTATTTGTACTTCATCGCATTCGAGTAGCCTGTCGTAATCCAGTTCCCTGTTTTGCGCCAGTATTCTTCGTAAAGCCTTGACCTCACCCCTGTCATAACGCAGCACAAATCCCGCATAAGCAGAAGCCTCTTCCCTGTTAAAGCCCTTTCCGAAACGGTGAAGCCCTTTCGGTATCAAGGTCCGTTTCATCCTGTACAGTTCCTTCTCAAGCTCATCCAGGTCCGCGGGCAGGTTATTCCTTGCCGCTGCCTCATGAATATGGGCCAATACCTCCGGCGACCTGGCAGGAGACGCTCTGAGCGACTCATGGTATTCATCAATCAGAGCGGATATGGCGGCGATCTCCCCATACAGCCCGCCCTCTGTAAATGCCGGCGGCTGATATCCCACAAGAACTGCATGTGAACGGCGCTTCGCAATCATTGCCTCTGCCGGATTACCGGTATAGTACAAGTAAACATGGGGAACATCCCCTACCAGCATGTCCGGGAAACACTCGCCCGACATTCCGCATTCCTTGCCCTTCAGAAATTCAAGCGTCCCATGCGTCCCCACATGAACCATCACATCCGCCTTGAATTCCTCCCTGACCCATCTGTAGAACGCCATGTACTGGTGGTGAGGAAGCAGCGTCTTGTCATGATAAGCCTTTTCAGGGTGCTCATGCACACCCCGGGTAGGCTGCAGGCCAATGAAAACATTGCCCAGCACAAGTCCCGGAATTAAAAAGGCGGTTCCGTCACTCATCACCTCTCCGGAAGGCTTGCCCCACTGCGCTTCCATGTCTGCGCGGCATGTCTTTCCCTGGAGCCAGCTTTTATAGCCTTCGACGCCATAGCGGATAAGGCCCTTATTGGAGGTCGCTTCACTCCAGCGTGGAGAATTGACAATCCCTCCCGCCGAAAAATACTCCATCAGCTGTGCGGCAGTCAGGCTTTCCGTACAGTAGCCCTCTTTCTTCAATATATTAAGAATGGCTGCCACAGATTCAAAAGTGTCAAGGAATGCGCCTCCGAAAATATTCCCTTCTCCCGGGGGATAATTGTAGCAGATGATAGCCACTCTTTTATCGCTGTTTTTCTTCTCTTTGAGCGAAAGCCAGTTTTTCACCCTGAAAGCAAGCTTTTCAGCGCGCTCGTCAATTAAGGCAAGCTCATTCAGTTCAAGGTCAAATTCCCGGGTTGTACCTCCGGATTCCATGGAGCCCACAGGATAGGTTTCAATGCACCCGTCCAGTTCGGGAAGCATGACGGATATCAAAAACTCCGACGCAGAGCTTCCCTGGGGAGAACTGAACCATTCCTCCCTTGAGCGTCTGGACATGAAAAAGGGATGCAACACCGGAACATTCAGTTTGTCCAGCAGCGCCACCCCAGCCTGCGCGTCTCCTCCCATGGGACCCGCCCCCAGGCGGAAAGACATAAAATTGACCACCAGGTCGGCTTTTCTGCCGGCTGCATTAAAAAGTATATTTTCAAGGAGCCGTATATTGTTGCCAGAAAGCCTTGTGAATGCAACGGGAAGAACATTAGCGAAATCCTTTAATTTTTCCGCAATATCCGCAACACATCCCCAGGTCCTGTTGGGGTAACTGTGGCCGTAGTATAAAAGGGCCACCACCGACTTTTCAGGGTTAATACCAAAGACATGGCGGTATTGTTCGAAGCTTTTGAAAATCTTACCGGTTGATGGGCTCGAGATGCAAAGTTCTTCAAGCTCTTTTGCTGCTCTTGGCGCGGGGACCGTCTTAATACCTCCGTAATCGCGGAGCAGCAGGTAAATAAGGCTTTCTATTTCAGCCTCGCCGGCGTTTTTCCAGTACTTGCCGATTTGCACAAGGTTCCTCATGTCGCGCGGCTTTCCGAAGGGTATAGCCTTGCCCATCTTCTCCGCCATATCCATCATTTTCTGCATGGAGGCAGCATTCATCACCCCTCTTCCAGTGTCAGCATTCCTGCCGCTCATGTCTGCATTCCTGCTGCTGCGCATGCCCACATCTCCGGCATTCAAGGAGCCCAACCTTAAAAACTCCCTTCCTCCATTGCCAATAGGTATGATATGCCCGCGGCAATGCTTAAGGGCTTCAAGCACACAGCTTGTAAGCTCCGCGGGGCTTCCCATCAGATCTGCAATAACGACGTCCGCCTCCTCCACATCCCTTTTTAGAGCATCAAGCTTGTCTTTACCAGGTCTTCTTGCCGCATTGTATAGCTTAAGTTCAAGGATGCCCGGATTTTGCCGTTGAAACCTGCTGTTAAACCTTACAAGGTCGGACAGTACCACTGTCGAAACAGATATAACCGTTAATTTCATACGCCATTCCTCCAAAAGTATTTAATTACACAACCTTCCTGGGGTAGAAAACAGGACTTCCTGAGTGGCTGTCGGTGCCCACCGAGGCTTCCACACGGAAGACCTCCCTCAGAACATCCGCATTCATCACTCTTTCCGGAGCCCCCCGGGTATAAATGCATCCTTCCTTGAGCACCAAAAGCTCGTCCGAGTATCTTGCCGCCTGGTTGATGTCATGAAGCACCATGATTACGGTAATTCCCTCGCTTCGGTTAAGACTTTGTACAAGCTCAAGTATTTCCAGTTGATGGCATATGTCGAGGTAGGTGGTGGGTTCATCCAGCAACAGCACCTGGGGCTTCTGGGCTATGGCCATTGCAAGCCATACCCGCTGCATTTCCCCGCCTGAGAGCGTGCCTGCTCTTCTCCGTGAAAAATCCCTTACCGCGGTTGTCTCCATAGCCCACTCCACTATTTCCTCATCCTCCAGGCTCATGCCTGACCACCATTCCTTGTAGGCAAACCGTCCATATGCCACCAGCTGCCTTACGGTGACATCCTGCGGGCAGTGGTGCGTCTGCGTCAGCACCGCCATTTGCCGGGCCAATTTTTTAATTGCAATAGAGGATATGTCCCGACCATTAAGCAACACCCTGCCTTTATCCGGCCTGATATTTCTTGAAAGCACCTTAAGAAAGGTGGTTTTTCCCGAGCCGTTAGGTCCGATGATTGAAACAACTGCGCCTTTGTTGATTCCGACATTCAGGCCGCTTATTACTTTCTTTTCCCTGTAGCTTACATGAATACCTTCCGCTCTGATTATTTCCATACTTATTCTCTCCTCAAAAGATATAGAAAGAAGGGCGCACCCAGGACCGCCATGACTATCCCGACCGGTATCTCAACAGGACTGAAGGCAGTCCTTGCAAAGGTGTCGCTCAGCATCACCACCGCTGCTCCCATTAGTGCGGAGGCGGGAAACAGATATTTGTAATCCGACCCTATGATTAGCCTTGCGCTGTGAGGTATAATCAGCCCTACAAAACCCAGGAGTCCCACAACCGACACGGCGCTTGCAGCCAGCATTGCGGCAACCGCCGTCATTCCAAGCCTTACTGCCTCCACGTTGAGTCCCAGCCCTCTCGCCGTATCATCACCCAGCACAAGGATATTAAGCTTTTCAGACATTATAAGTGCACTGATGATTCCCAACACAGTATAGGGCAGTACCACCCACACCTGGGGCCAGCTTCTGGCGGAAAGGCCGCCGTTCATGAACATCAGCGCGCCATGCACCCTGTCGCTGAAAAACACCATCAGGCCGGAAATTCCGGCACCCAGCAAAGCCGAAACCGCAACCCCTGCAAGAATGATCCTGACAGGCTGGATACCTCCTTTCCAGGCAAGTATATAGATTATCACAGCCGCACCCATGGCTCCTATAAATGCGAAGGGTGGCACCAGCATCTGGTATTGCGGGAACACAATCAGAATCAATATGCCTACAAGACCTGCGCCGGAGGAAATGCCTATAATACCCGGATCTGCCAGAGGGTTGCGCATCACGCCCTGGAGAATACCCCCCGAAAGCGCAAGATTGATGCCCACAAGGCCGGCCACAATGGTCCTGGGCAGTCTTACATTCCATATGACGAGTCTTTGAGGCGTTTTGTCGGTATTGACAATAGCCTCAAAAATGTCAGGAAGAGAAATCTTCATACTGCCAAGAGCATTGCTTATAAAAAAGCCCAGAACCACTACAGCGGCAAAGACCGCCAGTACCCATGCACGCCATGCTTCTTTGTCTTTAAAACTGCCTGCACTATTTGGCTGAAAACCCGCTTTACTCATTAAGACCACCATAAATCTCAGGGTATACACCCTTTGCC is a window from the Bacillota bacterium genome containing:
- a CDS encoding TraR/DksA C4-type zinc finger protein, whose product is MVNIEHIKQKLLQHGQNIENAIKTMNENRTADQEPNYPTELSNYDNHPADIGTELYMVELNNALMVHQEHLLEEVRNALKKIDEGTYGICEICGENIDEERLEVIPYARLCLECEEEKRPDPEIIRNMRPNEELVIDAPLGRKYLNKQEDDEHEGMDILNDLMKYGSSDTPQDMGGYHDYKDFYTNKTDKQGIVDKMDNVSNKEYEKQIED
- a CDS encoding magnesium chelatase subunit D family protein, yielding MDKRYVFPYPAVIGQDKVKKALLLNVVNPLIGGVLISGEKGTAKSTLVRGVAALMLDMEVVELPLNVTEDRLVGSIDLERAIKDGKKSFEPGILKKAHGNMLYVDEVNLLSEHIVNCLLEVSASGVNVVEREGISCSHPSCFVLVGTMNPEEGKLRPQFLDRFGLFTEVSGTKDLHERMEIIKRRLEYEKDPEEYLKLWEQESCRIRNNILKARDAVGKCRVSEDALKLAAEISEEANCAGHRAELVMVETAKAIAALSGRLYVTLQDIKEAAQFALPHRLRDAPQLENTASKEQTEDRENNDNQDMVNEQNEERHECENEEQQREQEHSALQESRVQDDGDDDRGPDEKGACEDTDNIEEPGEIFQVKPFLAEMKDLKVRKGSGKRSRVKTDSLQGRYVKYAFPKGKAADIAFDATFRAAAPFQNARERNGLAIAIHSCDLREKVRERRTGCTLLFIVDASGSMGANRRMKAVKGAILSLLDDAYQKRDRVGLVAFRKDSAELLLGITRSVDLAHKKLKEIPTGGRTPMTAGLQMGYEIIKAVKVKDPDMIPILILISDGRSNVSLNGENPLEASIKAASRIAAEGIKTLVIDTECDFICLGLAKRIAEAMKADYYKLEELEANRIISAVKKMAEQ
- a CDS encoding ATP-binding protein produces the protein MDEIKKCYPFTAIVGQENMKKALVLNVINPMLGGVLIRGEKGTAKSTTVRALADLLPEKKQVAGCMFGCDPDDIASMCSQCSEKVRRGEKLSANYGRMRVVDLPVSATEDRVVGTLDIEHAIKKGEKRFEPGILAQANRNILYVDEVNLLDDHVVDVLLDSAAMGVNTIEREGVSFSHPARFVLVGTMNPEEGDLRPQLLDRFGLVVDVTGERNPARRVEVIKRRLEYEKDPEGFARLYEESNEELRRKISAAKKLLAGVRYDDNMLELAARISIEMDVDGHRADIGMIKTASTIAALNGRERVIADDMLEAATLVLPHRMRRKPFEEGVMEFSKIEELVRESHG
- the bchH gene encoding magnesium chelatase subunit H, encoding MKLTVISVSTVVLSDLVRFNSRFQRQNPGILELKLYNAARRPGKDKLDALKRDVEEADVVIADLMGSPAELTSCVLEALKHCRGHIIPIGNGGREFLRLGSLNAGDVGMRSSRNADMSGRNADTGRGVMNAASMQKMMDMAEKMGKAIPFGKPRDMRNLVQIGKYWKNAGEAEIESLIYLLLRDYGGIKTVPAPRAAKELEELCISSPSTGKIFKSFEQYRHVFGINPEKSVVALLYYGHSYPNRTWGCVADIAEKLKDFANVLPVAFTRLSGNNIRLLENILFNAAGRKADLVVNFMSFRLGAGPMGGDAQAGVALLDKLNVPVLHPFFMSRRSREEWFSSPQGSSASEFLISVMLPELDGCIETYPVGSMESGGTTREFDLELNELALIDERAEKLAFRVKNWLSLKEKKNSDKRVAIICYNYPPGEGNIFGGAFLDTFESVAAILNILKKEGYCTESLTAAQLMEYFSAGGIVNSPRWSEATSNKGLIRYGVEGYKSWLQGKTCRADMEAQWGKPSGEVMSDGTAFLIPGLVLGNVFIGLQPTRGVHEHPEKAYHDKTLLPHHQYMAFYRWVREEFKADVMVHVGTHGTLEFLKGKECGMSGECFPDMLVGDVPHVYLYYTGNPAEAMIAKRRSHAVLVGYQPPAFTEGGLYGEIAAISALIDEYHESLRASPARSPEVLAHIHEAAARNNLPADLDELEKELYRMKRTLIPKGLHRFGKGFNREEASAYAGFVLRYDRGEVKALRRILAQNRELDYDRLLECDEVQILKELDLEANIVFMRYAENGNLPDLKDNNLIKELKCTLDYGVKLMKECMVNHEIDGLLRVLEGGYLPARLAGDIVRNPEVLPAGFNLYQFDPRFVPTCTAYERGRRIAENTILQYKKDHGDYPQSTAVILWGLETSRTQGETFGQILSYLGVKAVQGKNAWEPEYEIIPAEELQRPRIDVVINICGFFRDMFPNLIGDLNNVLERLASLDEPEEINFFKKNCRMIYELLMKEGYEQEEALELSRARIFGPAEAEYGTGITKLIETRNWQDEKQISEVYIKSLKHVYSKNYRGRAVEGLLDSNLKAVDVVSQIRSSHEYEVTDLDHYYEFFGGLAKSVEMAKGKRCEIYISDSTGERMETESVEKSIARGVRTRLLNPKWIDGMLEHKYHGVQKIEERFENMVGLAATTNRVDNWIYSRLHEKYVSDAGMRKRLAENNRWAYLGIVERLMELSSRGYWKASDAELEELRQVYLELEGDIERDTGN
- a CDS encoding ABC transporter ATP-binding protein; amino-acid sequence: MEIIRAEGIHVSYREKKVISGLNVGINKGAVVSIIGPNGSGKTTFLKVLSRNIRPDKGRVLLNGRDISSIAIKKLARQMAVLTQTHHCPQDVTVRQLVAYGRFAYKEWWSGMSLEDEEIVEWAMETTAVRDFSRRRAGTLSGGEMQRVWLAMAIAQKPQVLLLDEPTTYLDICHQLEILELVQSLNRSEGITVIMVLHDINQAARYSDELLVLKEGCIYTRGAPERVMNADVLREVFRVEASVGTDSHSGSPVFYPRKVV
- a CDS encoding iron ABC transporter permease; the encoded protein is MSKAGFQPNSAGSFKDKEAWRAWVLAVFAAVVVLGFFISNALGSMKISLPDIFEAIVNTDKTPQRLVIWNVRLPRTIVAGLVGINLALSGGILQGVMRNPLADPGIIGISSGAGLVGILILIVFPQYQMLVPPFAFIGAMGAAVIIYILAWKGGIQPVRIILAGVAVSALLGAGISGLMVFFSDRVHGALMFMNGGLSARSWPQVWVVLPYTVLGIISALIMSEKLNILVLGDDTARGLGLNVEAVRLGMTAVAAMLAASAVSVVGLLGFVGLIIPHSARLIIGSDYKYLFPASALMGAAVVMLSDTFARTAFSPVEIPVGIVMAVLGAPFFLYLLRRE